The region AAAAAGAGATTTTTTAATCAATTCAGTAGGAATAAGGTGAAAAAATAAGTAATCAGAGATTATATATTTCTGACTCACAATATATTCACCATATTTCAAATGAAGTTCTCTTTTATAAAGTACGGATTGATGCAAGATTATTCCCTTATCATAACTTGCACTAATTAGCTTAAGATGCTGTTTTTTTAAAACATAAAAGTCAGAATATATGAAACCAACTTTATCGTCAATGTTATTCAAGGAGTTCCAAATTGAGTCCTTGGAATAAAATAAGTCTCCTGAATTCATAAAATTAAGCCATATACCTTTGGAAGCCCGTATCCCCTTGTTCATTGCATCATATATTCCCTTGTCCGGCTCACTAATAAAGACAGAGATACTTTCCTCATATCTCTTAATAATATCAATAGTTCCATCTGTACTTTGTCCGTCAATTATAATATACTCAATATTAGGGTAACTTTGAGCTAACACAGATTGCATGGTGGATTCAATAGTATCAGCACAATTGTAAGTAGCAGTTATTATTGAAATTAATGGTACATTATTATTCATGAAAAGTAGTAATATACACTAAATGAAGTGTGTTTCTAAATAAAAATGGAAGGTAGTGTCGAAAATACCAATACCATTTTGACTGTCCTCCTCGGATTTGGTAATTTTCCCATAGTGCATTCTTAAACTTTCTGCTTGAAACCCCCTCCATGGCTTCATAATTAGAAATAACTTGATCAATGTAGCAGAATCTGTGTCCATCCTTATATAAACTGTAGAATAGATGATCATCTGCTACAATCTTATATTGCAAGTTGAAATTATACTTTTTGAACACTTCAGTTGAAACGAAGGATGATTGATGACAGAAAGGCAAGTGATTAGCAATTTGTCCTATTTCAGCTGGCTTTATTATTTTACTATAATTACGGTAAACCTTATTTGTATTACCATAAATAACATCACAATCCTCATCAAGAATATTCGATTTTGAAAATAAATCCTCAAGTGTGCTAGTATTATAAAATGTATCTCCAGAGTTCATAAAGCATAACCACTTCCCTCGAGAAATAGCTGCTCCCTTGTTCATAGCAGCATAAATTCCTTTATCAGGTTCAGAGACCCAATAAGTGATTTTATCTTGGTATTTCTTAATAATATCAACAGTTCCATCAGTACTACCACCATCAATAATAAGATATTCATAATCCTCAAAATACTGATTAACAACACTTAAAATAGTTTGTTCAATAGTTGCTACAGCATTGTATGAAACTGTAATTATTGTAAGAAGGGGTGTTTTTGAAATATTCATGAATTTTACAAGTTTTTTTTATTATTTATTAGAAAATTCATTTAATTCTTCCTCAATTAAGATATCTAAAACCTGATAAAAATCAAGTTCATATTGCCAGCCTAATATTGATTTTGCAGGAGTATTGTCACCATAAATATCTTCAATATCTGTAGGGCGAATAAAATCATTATCTATGACCAACTTATCAATTGGTACATCTAACTTTTTAAATACATACTCGATAATAGAACGTAGAGTAATGCTCTTTCCTGAGCAAATAATAAAATCATCTGCTTTTTCAGCCTGTAACATTAGCCACATGGCCTCAACATAATTAACAGAAAATCCAAAATCCCTTTTTATATCAATACTTCCTACCTTCAAAAGCCAATCGGAATTATTTCTATTTCGGACTGTTTCGTTTAAAACCTTCTTCACAAAAAAACCATTTGACCTCAAAAAAGATTCGTGATTAAACAAAACTCCATTACAAGCATATAAATTATAAGACTCTCTATAATTCACCACAATCCAATGTGCAGAAGCTTTTGATATCGCATAAGGACTTAAAGGATGCATAGGTGTATTAATAGTAACAGGCAACTCGATTACTTTACCAAACATTTCGCTACTCGATGCCTGATAAAATCTAACATCTGGTTTAATGATACGTATGGCTTCCAACAAATTTAAAACAGAAACTATATTAAAATTTATGGTTCCTATGGGCTGCTTAAATGATAAACCTACTGAACTTTGTGCCGCTAAATTGTATATCTCATCAGGCTTATATTTATTAAGCAATGTAATAACACTCGACAAGTCAAGCAAATCACACTCCTCCATTGTAACCTCTTTATCAATATTTAAAATTTTTAATTTTTCTAAATTATCTTGATGATAACTTCTTGTAATCCCAATAATTTTATATCCTTTGCTAAATAATAATTTTGAGAGGTAGGCTCCATCCTGACCACTCACTCCTGTAATAAAAGCCGTTTTAGTATATATTTCACTCATAATATTCTTAGATAACTGATTTATACACCTCTAAAGTCTCTAAAAAAGTATTATCCCACGAAAATTGTTCCAACCTTTTAAGGCCTTTCTCTTTTAATTTTTGACGTAAAACATGATTATTGATCAATTCTTCTGCAGATTTTCTCAAAGATTCTCCATTAGTAGGATCAAAATAAAGTGCAGCATCACCTCCAATTTCAGGCAAAGATCCTCCATTGCTTAACAAAGCAGGACAACCACAAGCAAAAGACTCTAATACTGGGATTCCAAACCCCTCATATAAACTTGGAAAACAAAAAAATAGAGCATGAGTATAATAATTGGCCAACACATTGTCATTACTAATTTTCTTAAAAAAAACTCGATTTTCTAATTTTAATGATTGTATCAAAATTATTTCTCGTGATGAAAAATCTCCACCTCCCGCACAAATTAATTTCAAATTTGCATCAATCAATAAAGGTGCAATGGCAGTTATAAAAAAATCAAAATTTTTATATATTCCTCTATTACCAACAAATAATATATAATCATCATTTACTAGCCTAGTTAATTCCTTCTCACCAACTGTAAGAGAATTACCAAGATACACAACATCAATTTTTGCAGGATCTACATCAAACAATTCAATGATATCATTTTTTGTAGTTTCTGATATAGAGATAACTTTACTTGCATGTTCTAACAAAAGCTTTTTTTGATTATAAATTTTAGTGTCTGCTTTCATATCTTCAAATTGATTTGAAAATTTTTCATGTATCATATCATAAAAAGTGACAACTAAAGGTTTTCCTTTTATTTTGTCAAGAAAGTAGTCATCATAGTATGTTGGATGAAATACATCAAAAACTCCTTTTTGAATAGTCCTCAATGATTTAATTTCGTTCAAATATGTAACAATTCTTTTTTTGCCTTTAAATTTCGAATTCGGAAAGAATGATTTTAAATTTGAATCAATATCCTTATTATAGTATGCATTATTACTAAAATAAGTTGCTACATTATAACTATTTTCAATTCCGTCAAATCTTGAAATCAACTCAAAAAAATATCTTGAAATACCTCCATATTGTTGTTGGGAAAAAATTTGATGATCAAATTGTATTTTCATTTTTTTTGCAAAATATTATTAATAATTGTTTTTAATGTTTTTTTTATTGAAGTGTAAATTTGATAAATTGGAAAGCAAACATTTAGAAAAAACCATTTAAGTTTATATTTAAAAGGCATTTTACTTATTGAATTATTAACAAAATCCTTATTAACTTCACTTTGCTTTGAAAAAACAATGAAATTTGATAAAGTTGATAGAGTAAAAATCTGTTTCAAATAATTCGTATATGCTTTATCTGAATATTTTTTCAAAGATTGAGGTAATAATTTAAACCATTCAGGTATCTCTCCTAAATATATTTTGACAGATGAATTTACCCAAGACTTTTCAACATTATATACTTCAATACTTTGTGAAGACATTACGCCAATTTTTTTTGAAGAAAACTTACTGATTGCAAGTTCCCATAACACTCCAGAATAAGCATGACTAGTTCCCACATATTTTTCAATTACTTCATCATAATTAAGACATTTGGCTCTTTCAGCATTTATTATTACATTCCCAAATGGTAGTTTATCCCAAAAAGAGAGAAAAGCATTACCTACATTATTTAAATTATCAATAGCATAGATACCATCTGGATAATCCTTAACATAATTACCATTCAGTAAAATTATAAAATCTACATCTTCTTCAAGTAGAGGAGATATGTCACTATATGATTTTTCACTCAGTGAATCGTCATCTCCAAGCAACCAACAGTATTTTGTTTTACACAATTCCAAAAAACGCAACATATTTTTATCAATTCCAATGTTCTGTTTATTGGGAGAATAATCAATATTGTTTACGTCAAACTCTTTGACAACATTTTTAGCAGTATCATCTTCATTATTGTCAGAAATCGTTATTTTAATATCCCCTTTCCAATATTTGAAAATCGAAGATATCGTTTCTTTCAAAGAATCACTTCTCTTGTATGTAGGTATAAAAAATGAAAAACTCATTTATCTCTCAATTAGTTAGCTTAAAATTTTTGTTAATTTTTCAGTATGTTTCTTATAAAATATAAAGTAATAAACCTGAATTGGAGAAATAATACTACTTATTCCTAAACAAATTATGTTACCAATAATAATTCCGTTTATACCAAATCCACAGTATTTAGCAAAATAGATTGAAAGTGGTATATTTAAAATACCTTGCGCAATAGTTGTATACATACCCAAGTTAATTTTACCTATTCCGCCCAAAACATAACTAAAAATATTATTCCAAACAGTAACTATTGAATACAACCCTACCAAAAGAGGTAAATAATCTGGTATATCTATAGAATCACCAACCCAAATTTTGATAATAGTAGGAAATAGAAACACAACTATACCCACAAAAATAGTAAAGGGTATCATTAGCCTACACAACATAACTACTTTGGTTTTAATCCAATCTAAATTACCCTTAGAATATGCTTCTGTATATGATGAATATATAGGCATCATAACAATATTCGCTAACATACTTATATTATTAAAAATAACAAATGGAATATTGTACACAGCAACAAATTTAGGCCCTAATAACTGTGTTATAATAATATTATCTGAAGAAAAAATTATTACCCCTGTTATTTGAATTATAAAAAACTTAACTCCTAAAGATAATAATGGCTTAATTTTATCTTTTTTAAAAGACTGCTTTCTAGGAAATAAGTTAGAATATTCTTTGTAAAAAAAAGCTGAAATTATTGTAATTGCCAAAATAAGACATAGCGCATAAACTATACACACAAATAATAGACTCGCATTGTTATCTTTTGAAAAAAAGTAAATTATAAATATAAAAATAGAGGAAGTTAAAATAGGAGCAATTGAAGTTAATGAACTACGTTGCACAGCATACATCACTTGATTTACTAAAGATAGAACAAAATACATAATCATAGAATATACAAAGATCATTACAATCCATCTAGATTCTGAAAGAGATATATCTTTTGAGTTGAAAAAATCACTCCAATTGAATAAAAAAAACATTGGTAGCAAAATAAACATCAAAGGAATAGCAATGACCGACATTAAATAATATGCTGTTGAAACATATTCTTTTGCTTCAATTTGTTTATTTTTAGACAATGCCTCAGTTAATTTAATTCTCAACCCATTTCCAATACCAATGTCCATCAAAGAAACCCATTGTATCAATGATAACAACAATGCCCAGATACCATATTTTTCTTGACCTAATTTCTTTAACAAAACTGGAACCAAAATCAATCCTATTGCTATAGATATAGCCTTAAATGATATTGAAGAAAAAATCTGTCTTATTAAATTTTTATCCCTCAATTTATCAGTAACTTCATGAACGGCAATCTTGTTAGATTTAAAAAAATTATTTTTCATTATGTGAGATTAAAACTCAGTTAATATTATTGTATTATTTATATGATGATCTTAACAGGAAATAATTTCACAGAAATAAAACATTTGGATTTTTATACATTTATGCTAAACTCGGTTTTGAATTACAGACTCAGAAAATATTCATTAGTAAAATTTGAAAATACAGTCACTAATCAATTACTTATCAATATGAACAATAGAACCATTACTAATTGAAATGGCAAAGTTTTTTTGTTTTACTTTAAAAATATTTGCCATAATTTTCTAGCATACTTATTAAAAAGTAAACTAATCTTTTTTAATGAAGCGATTAAGCAATGACTGTATTACACTCCTATAGCATCTTTTTTTGTTCCAAATTTATTTCTTAATTCTGTTATCCTAACTTCAAATAAGTGGTATTGAAAATGAGATCCTATAATTGTTGTAGCCCAAACAAGAACTATCCATAAATAATCAATTTTTAGATTTAATTTATAATAAATACTATTAATGAGCATTATATAGAACATATGGAATAAATATATTGAATAAGAACTTAAACTTATGACATTGATTAATTTATAAAGATAATTGTTAATTCTTTTTGCTTTTAAATTGTAAAGAAGCGGAATCATTAATGATATTGATAAACTGAGAAAAGTAAAAAAGAAGGTTTTCATAAAAAACCACAATCAAAAAATTCTTTTTCGTTTTCAAAATCATAACTAAGTACTTGTAAATTGTAGTATAGAAAAATTAAAATAGAAAATAAAAAAATACCCGAAAAAAAATAAAAATAATTGCCAATGCTCTTAATAAATCTAATCCGAATATTCTATTATGTTCAACTTTCATTTAGTTTGTCTTAAAATTTATCAAAAATCAATGTATCCTCAGGAACAAATAATTGATCTGAATAAGCTAACAAAATAAAATCATTTTCATAATTATTTATAAAAACATGTGCAATATGATTAGGAATGTAAATTGTTTCAGCTTTTGTTGAAGACAAATAAAGTGTTTGTTTTTCACCAGTAATAATATCAACCATTTTCAATTCACAATCCCCTGTAATTAAAGTAAACCATTCATTTGCTTTTTCATGATAATGACCGCCTTTTGCTTCACCAGGTTTAGCATTGGTTAAATACACTTCCCCAGTATAACTAGGTATATTATCTTCCAAACCATTGATAACTTTTAAAAACCATCCTCTTGAATCTTCAATTTTTTTTCTTTCTATAACTTTAATCTTTGATAACAATGTCATTTTTTAATTTTTATATGATTCGATAGTCAATTTTATTCCTTCATTGAGATTAAATTTAGGATACCATCCTAAACTTTTAAGTTTAGAAATATCAGCATCAGAACATAGTAATTCGTTTTCTCTCATTGGAATTTTACCAAATAACAAATTAGATTTACTTTCTGAAACTTCTTTAATTGTTTCCACTATCTTTCTTATAGTTACTGTTTCTCCAGAACCTAATGGTAAATTATTAAAACCAATAAATTTATCAATATTACTTATTATACATAAATAAGCACTTAAAACATCCTCGATAAAGATAAAATCTCTTAGTTGGGTACCTTCTGTAAGCTCAATTTCCAAAATATTATTACTCATTTTACTGATCATTGACGAAATAAATTTTGAATTATCATCATATGGTCCATAAAAATGCTCTAATAAAATATTAATTGTTGTAATTTTTGAAGAAAAAAACTCCAGACATTCTGAGAATTGATTTTTAAACAAAGAATATTGGTTTGTAAGATATGGTAATGAAGTTCCTGTATTAATAAAATATCGCACATCATTATCAAGTGCATATTTCAACAGCAAAAGAGGAAAATCTAAATTGGCTTCTTTTATTTGAAATATTGTTTCTCCTTTTCTTCCGTATAGTGTCGAGAAATGAATTATCATATAGATTTCATTCTCATCAAACATTTGAGCAATGCTAATTTCATCATTATTATAAAATTTAATATTTTCAGAAAGGAGTTTGATCTTTGAAATATCAGAAGTTTCTCTCTTAACAACACAAATATTGAAACCTATGTCTAATAACTTCTTCAGAAAGTTGAATCCAAGATAACCTGTTGCCCCAGTTATTATAATATTTTTACTCATTAAAGAATGCTTTTATCTGCTCAGATGTAAAATCTGCGATGTTATGTTTATTCGAATTAAACTCAATATACCAATCCATCGTCATACCCACTGCTTGTTGCGCATTCATTTTGGGTTGCCATTTCAATTCGTTTATCGATTTGCTAATATCCAATTTCAACAATCCCGCCTCATGAGGTTGATTTTCATCTACCTCCACTGTATAATTACCTTTTCCCCAACTTTGGATAGCCAATTTAAGCATATCTTCTACTGGAAGTGCATCGGACAAATGTGGACCAAAATTATAAGCCTGACTAAATTGTAAAGGATTTTCAGATAAATTAACCCCTAATAACAAGTAACCAATTATCGGTTCCAAAACGTGTTGCCAAGGCCTCACTGACTTAGGGTTTCTAATTAGCACATCTTTATTATCAGTAAAAGCCTTTGCAATATCTGGAATCAAACGATCTTTAGACCAATCACCTCCACCAATAACATTACCAGCTCTTGCAACTGCAATCCCTTTTTGATGCGAATTATACTTTTTGATATTAAAAAAAGAATTTCTATAAGAGTCAATAACCAATTCAGTACAAGCTTTACTAGCACTGTAGGGATCATAGCCTCCAATTCGATCATTTTCGCGATACGGATAGAGCCATTCATTATTATGATATACTTTATCAGTTGTAATTAATACCACATCACATTTCTTTTCTAACAAACGAACTGAATCTAAAACATTAGCAGTACCAATAACATTTACTTCAAAAGTTTCGGCAGGTATTTCGTAAGATAAACGAACTAAAGGTTGAGCAGCTAAATGAAAAATAAAATCGGGTTGAAAATCTATAATTTCTTTTTCTAAACGCTTTTTGTCCCGTAAATCAGCAATAACAGAATCACAAATTTTATCTCCTTGAATCAAACAAAACAAATCATTTTGAGTTTGTGGTTCTAAGGCATAACCTTTGATCTCGGCCCCTAAAAGGGATAACGTTTTTAGCATCCAAGCTCCTTTAAAACCGGTTTGACCTGTTAAAAAAACTTTCTTCCCTTGGTATGTTTTTTGTAAATTTTTATACATCATTTTACCATTTTTTCCAAGCAGCGTTATTCGCTTCCCAACTTGCTTCAAGTTCTAGCTTATCCCTTAGCGTATCCATGGGCTTCCAAAAACCATTATGCAAATAAGCAATCATCTGTCCATCAGCCGCCAAATTCTGCATAGGTTCGTTCTCAAAAGTTGTACTATCACCAGCAATATATTCAAAGACTTTAGGTTCACATACAAAAAATCCTCCGTTAATCCACGCTCCATCACCTTTAGGTTTTTCTAAGAAAGAATTAACTTGATTTTCAGCATCTAAATTTAATGCTCCAAAACGTCCAGAAGGCTGTACAGATGTTACTGTACAAAGTTTTCCAGCACTTTTATGCCTCTCAACTAATTCATTTATATTAACATCTGAAACTCCATCTCCATATGTTAATAAAAAAGGTTCATTTCCTATATGTTTTTGAATACGTTTTATACGTCCGCCAGTCATTGAGTTAATCCCAGTATCTACTAAAGTAATTGTCCATGGTTCAGCTTCTGATTCATGTACCTTAATCGAGTTATTCTTTAAATCGATAGTTACATCAGATTTATGCATAAAATAATTCGCAAAATATTCTTTTACAACATACCCTTTATATCCTAAACATATAACAAAATCATTATAACCATAGGACGAGTAAATTTTCATAATATGCCAAAGTATAGGCATACCACCAATTTCAACCATTGGTTTAGGCCGTAAAACTGTTTCTTCTGATAATCTGGTTCCTAGTCCACCTGCTAATATTACTACTTTCATAATTTTTTTATACTTGCTTTAAATATATTATTTTAATAAACTTATTATCTTCCTTAAAATTAAAAACAAAACAGTTAAAAATCCTCCCAAAAATCCTCCCATTATAATCCCCTTTGCCTTCCCAAAACGCTCTTTAGGCAATGGTAAAATAGGTCTATCAATTACTTGAATTAAAGGTATTTCTTTACGTAATGTGACTTTTGCTAATTCACTTTGCTTAACTAATTCTGTCAATATAGCTGTATTAGCCTGTACGTCCACTTGTCTTCTTGCTGATGGAGTACGACGAACATTAAGTGCCGGATTTAAATTAAAAGTATTGTCATTTGCAACTGCTACTCCGGTAATTGCTCCATTCAATTCTCCACGAACAGAATCAACTTGACGCTCTAAAATAGCCATATTCATTCTGGCTTTTTTACTTTTAGTCTCAATGTAAAATTGACCGACTTCTTTTGCCAATGCTTCGCAAAAATATTTCGAGAATAATTCGTTAGTCGATGATACATCTATATTTATAATTGAGATTTTTTTGTCTTTTTGCGCAACAGACAATCCCGATTTGGAAAGATTTAAATACATTAATCCCATTATACTATCTTGGTCCCGAGTAAAAACTTTACGATTTGCATTAGGTAAAAATTGAATTGAAGAGTATTTCGGTTTATCATCCCATTTTTTTCTCCATTCATTGTTCTGAATATACATTTCAGCCAATGAAATTATTTTTCCATCTACATTTACTGGAGATAATAAAGTTTTTTCTACCATTGACCTTGATTTAAACAATTCAGTTAAATTAGAGCTAGAAAAAATTCCCCCTCCACTTCCTCCCAAATCTAAACCAAAAGAACTGGCCAATCCTAATGCTCCTCCTAATCCACCTCCACCTTTTTCATCTTCTAAAGCAAAAGTCAATGTAGCAGTATATACTGGTTTTTTTATAAATGAGTAAGTCAATCCTAAAACGGCACCAATAATTCCAGCTAAGACAATAATTTTCTTTTGCGAAATCAAATAGTTAATCCATTCTTTTATTTTAGCGAGTAATTCTTTTAACGATATTTCATCGTTTTCATTAAGTTTATTATCCATTAAAAATTATTTAAAAGCCGTTACAATTAATAAAGCTAAACTAGAAATTACGGTACCTATACCAACCCATTCTCCTGCACTCATCTTTTTTCTTTCTGGCTTTTCAGGAACAACAATTTGTGAATCTGGTTCTACTTTAGGATAAGACCTAAAAAACAGAAATGAAGTTGTTACATCAGCTTTTCCATTTGGATATATTATATACGCTTTTCTCTTCCATCCTTTATTATCAACACCTCCTACAGCATTAATATAATATTTAAATCCTTTACCGTTTCTATACGGAATTTCCGATGTCAACAAAACATTTCCTGTGACTTTAACTCCCTCATTATAAACTGATACCTCAATTTCGTCACCCGGAAATAAAGTAACGTTCGAAAAGTGATTCTTATCTTTTACAATTTTCTCCCAGTTTACAGGAATTGTTGCAAACTTCAAATCTTCCTTTAGCTTTTTTGCTAGCTTACCTTTTAAAGTATCATTTTTTGAAATATTAAGATCGATTCTTTCTAATGTCTCTATTTGATCTTCTTTAATAGGTCTTTTAATCTTCATTCCATCCAAATTAGCAATGGAAGTTAAGCCGCCAGCTCTCATTACGACATTATAAACTGTTTCTTTCTTATTCGCTAACACATATTTTCCAGGATATCCAACAGCTCCACTAACAGTGACCATTTGAGGTTTCTCATAAACTGCCATTCTTCGTATGTTAATCACGTCAAAAGGTTTTAGCACGAAGTTTTTTATTTGCTCATTGTTATCCGCAGTAATTTCAAGTTCAACCAATTCGATACGCTTTGGATCAGCATCATCAATTGCATCAGATTTAATCATTCTTGCAACTTCAACTCTCTTAGAAGCCGAACCAGTTAACCCTCCCACCTGAACAACCAAATCATTTAAAGTTAGATTTTCAAAATATTCGTATTCACCTGGATTTTTTACTTCTCCATCAATTGTTACTTTGTATTCTTCTCTAAAATCCAGAATAGAATAAACAGTAACAATATCTTCTCTTTTTAATTCAATGTCTGCGTTTAAATCACCTGATAAAGCAGCTCCTAAATCTACATTTACAATTTCTGTAGTTAGATCTGTTTTTAAGCGAATTATTCTAGCTCTTTTACTATAAGCATCTTCTTTTAATCCTTCTGCTCTTGTAATAAGATCAGAAATTCTCATTCCATCTGTAAAAGAATAATAGTCAGGTCTAAAAACTGCTCCTTCAATTTTAATACGATTTTCAAAACGATTTAAAATTTTGGTAATTCTAAATACATCTCCCGATTGTGGCTGATAAGCACTATATTCACTTTCGTTTATATCATGAACTTTAAACTCCTTTCCTGTTTTTTGCACAACATTCACTGAAGCGGTATAAGCAAATTCATTGAAACCTGAAGCAAAGCTCAATAAATCAGAGAACTTTTCTCCTTTTTTCATTTCAAAAATACCTGGGCGTTTAACTTCACCTTCAACAGTAACTCTCTGCGTGTAGGCAGGAATTCTAATTACATCATTTTCCTTTAAACTAATATTGTCAGATTGATCCCCTTTAACTAAAAATCTATAAATATCAATATTTCTGTAAACTTTATTGTTTCGTATTAACTCAATATTTCTATAACTACCATTTTTCCCCGGCCCTCCTGCTAAATGTAAAGCGTTATAAACAGTTGCTAAAGAAGATATTGAATAATTACCTGGCTGTTTTCCTCCAACTACCGTAATTTTTATTGTTCTAATTTTCCCTAAACTTACGCTTACTTGTGACTGTCCAGATCTAACAGTACTATATACTCTTGCTATTGCAGCTTTTATTTTTTGTGTTGCCGCTTCTATTGTCATTCCGGAAACAGCGATTTGACCAACATATTCTATGGATATTTTTCCCTCAACACTAACAG is a window of Flavobacterium crocinum DNA encoding:
- a CDS encoding SLBB domain-containing protein, with translation MKKITYVLFLFFTLSLSLSVNAQDLLKSRDLSTVNVDYLTDDDLAKISAQLKSNNTTIDQVEPMALSKGMSQSNFNKLKVKLNSYQNKNSFVNKNAEKTLEGNSDSGRKQESIKNVKVKDSANAIIFGSELFDNPTLNFEPDLKIATPMNYILGPGDELQVTIYGVQEYNGNLSVSVEGKISIEYVGQIAVSGMTIEAATQKIKAAIARVYSTVRSGQSQVSVSLGKIRTIKITVVGGKQPGNYSISSLATVYNALHLAGGPGKNGSYRNIELIRNNKVYRNIDIYRFLVKGDQSDNISLKENDVIRIPAYTQRVTVEGEVKRPGIFEMKKGEKFSDLLSFASGFNEFAYTASVNVVQKTGKEFKVHDINESEYSAYQPQSGDVFRITKILNRFENRIKIEGAVFRPDYYSFTDGMRISDLITRAEGLKEDAYSKRARIIRLKTDLTTEIVNVDLGAALSGDLNADIELKREDIVTVYSILDFREEYKVTIDGEVKNPGEYEYFENLTLNDLVVQVGGLTGSASKRVEVARMIKSDAIDDADPKRIELVELEITADNNEQIKNFVLKPFDVINIRRMAVYEKPQMVTVSGAVGYPGKYVLANKKETVYNVVMRAGGLTSIANLDGMKIKRPIKEDQIETLERIDLNISKNDTLKGKLAKKLKEDLKFATIPVNWEKIVKDKNHFSNVTLFPGDEIEVSVYNEGVKVTGNVLLTSEIPYRNGKGFKYYINAVGGVDNKGWKRKAYIIYPNGKADVTTSFLFFRSYPKVEPDSQIVVPEKPERKKMSAGEWVGIGTVISSLALLIVTAFK
- the rfbF gene encoding glucose-1-phosphate cytidylyltransferase, which produces MKVVILAGGLGTRLSEETVLRPKPMVEIGGMPILWHIMKIYSSYGYNDFVICLGYKGYVVKEYFANYFMHKSDVTIDLKNNSIKVHESEAEPWTITLVDTGINSMTGGRIKRIQKHIGNEPFLLTYGDGVSDVNINELVERHKSAGKLCTVTSVQPSGRFGALNLDAENQVNSFLEKPKGDGAWINGGFFVCEPKVFEYIAGDSTTFENEPMQNLAADGQMIAYLHNGFWKPMDTLRDKLELEASWEANNAAWKKW
- a CDS encoding Wzz/FepE/Etk N-terminal domain-containing protein, which gives rise to MDNKLNENDEISLKELLAKIKEWINYLISQKKIIVLAGIIGAVLGLTYSFIKKPVYTATLTFALEDEKGGGGLGGALGLASSFGLDLGGSGGGIFSSSNLTELFKSRSMVEKTLLSPVNVDGKIISLAEMYIQNNEWRKKWDDKPKYSSIQFLPNANRKVFTRDQDSIMGLMYLNLSKSGLSVAQKDKKISIINIDVSSTNELFSKYFCEALAKEVGQFYIETKSKKARMNMAILERQVDSVRGELNGAITGVAVANDNTFNLNPALNVRRTPSARRQVDVQANTAILTELVKQSELAKVTLRKEIPLIQVIDRPILPLPKERFGKAKGIIMGGFLGGFLTVLFLILRKIISLLK